A single region of the Kocuria rosea genome encodes:
- the serS gene encoding serine--tRNA ligase: MIDINQLRENPDVFRASQRARGADDTLIDRILEADVERRRLITEYESLRAEQNAFGKQVARAQGEQKQALLAEVKELAARVKEAQAAAEAARAGQDELVAVVDNLVLDGVPTGGEDDFVLLRTVGEPRDFAAEGVEPRDHLEIGELVDGIDMERGSKVSGARFYFLKRDVARLETALLLMGQDQALDNGFVPMTTPNLVRPEIMSGTGFDVAHSDEIYHVGKDELYLVGTSEVPLAGYHADEILDLSDGPLRYAGWSSCYRREAGSGGRDTRGIIRVHQFNKLEMFVYCSPEDAEAEHARLLAWEEEMLAKCELAYRVIDTAAGDLGTSAARKFDCEAWVPTQGKYRELTSTSNCTTYQARRLNIRERLPETTDAAGKVRKGGTRTVATLNGTLATTRWLAAILETHQQADGSVRVPEALRPYLRGQETIPVRR; encoded by the coding sequence GTGATCGACATCAACCAGCTCCGTGAGAACCCCGACGTCTTCCGCGCCTCGCAGCGTGCCCGCGGGGCGGACGACACCCTGATCGACCGGATCCTGGAGGCGGACGTCGAGCGCCGCCGGCTGATCACCGAGTACGAGTCCCTGCGGGCCGAGCAGAACGCCTTCGGCAAGCAGGTGGCCCGGGCCCAGGGCGAGCAGAAGCAGGCGCTGCTCGCCGAGGTCAAGGAGCTGGCCGCCCGGGTCAAGGAGGCGCAGGCGGCCGCGGAGGCCGCCCGTGCCGGTCAGGACGAGCTCGTCGCGGTCGTCGACAACCTCGTCCTCGACGGCGTCCCCACGGGCGGGGAGGACGACTTCGTCCTGCTCCGGACCGTCGGGGAGCCCCGCGACTTCGCCGCGGAGGGCGTCGAGCCCAGGGACCACCTGGAGATCGGCGAGCTCGTGGACGGCATCGACATGGAGCGGGGGTCCAAGGTCTCCGGCGCCCGGTTCTACTTCCTCAAGCGCGACGTCGCCCGGCTCGAGACCGCCCTGCTGCTCATGGGCCAGGACCAGGCGCTGGACAACGGCTTCGTCCCCATGACCACCCCGAACCTCGTGCGCCCCGAGATCATGAGCGGCACGGGCTTCGACGTCGCCCACTCCGACGAGATCTACCACGTGGGCAAGGACGAGCTGTACCTCGTGGGCACCTCCGAGGTCCCCCTGGCGGGCTACCACGCCGACGAGATCCTCGACCTCTCCGACGGCCCGCTGCGCTACGCCGGCTGGTCCTCCTGCTACCGCCGCGAGGCCGGCTCCGGGGGCAGGGACACCCGGGGCATCATCCGCGTGCACCAGTTCAACAAGCTCGAGATGTTCGTCTACTGCTCCCCGGAGGACGCGGAGGCGGAGCACGCGCGGCTGCTCGCGTGGGAGGAGGAGATGCTCGCCAAGTGCGAGCTCGCCTACCGGGTGATCGACACCGCCGCCGGGGACCTCGGCACCTCCGCGGCCCGCAAGTTCGACTGCGAGGCCTGGGTCCCCACCCAGGGCAAGTACCGGGAACTGACCTCCACGTCGAACTGCACCACCTACCAGGCGCGGCGGCTCAACATCCGGGAGCGGCTGCCCGAGACCACGGACGCCGCCGGCAAGGTCCGCAAGGGCGGCACCCGCACGGTGGCCACCCTCAACGGGACGCTGGCGACCACCCGCTGGCTGGCCGCCATCCTCGAGACCCACCAGCAGGCCGACGGGTCGGTGCGCGTCCCCGAGGCGCTGCGGCCCTACCTGCGCGGCCAGGAGACCATCCCCGTCCGGCGCTGA
- a CDS encoding rhodanese-like domain-containing protein, with the protein MDNLDSLPSASVEEIPEGARVLDVREDEEWEAGHIAGAQHIPLRQLPERYGEVPVDEDVYVICRSGGRSLKATAYLQQYGFDPINVLGGMGAWMDAEKPMVSETGETPNVR; encoded by the coding sequence ATGGACAACCTGGACAGCCTGCCGAGCGCCTCGGTGGAGGAGATCCCCGAGGGCGCACGCGTCCTGGACGTGCGCGAGGACGAGGAGTGGGAGGCCGGGCACATCGCCGGTGCCCAGCACATCCCGCTCCGGCAGCTCCCGGAGCGCTACGGCGAGGTGCCGGTGGACGAGGACGTGTACGTGATCTGCCGCTCCGGCGGCCGGTCCCTCAAGGCCACGGCGTACCTCCAGCAGTACGGCTTCGACCCCATCAACGTCCTGGGCGGCATGGGGGCGTGGATGGACGCCGAGAAGCCCATGGTGTCCGAGACGGGCGAGACCCCGAACGTCCGTTGA
- a CDS encoding APC family permease: MSTSEPRSAGPDAPDREDHGFKKVLGRLDAIALGFGAMIGFGWVILTGDWLAEAGTMGTVLALVTGGLIMAVVGLVYGELVAAMPYAGGEHNYLLRGMGARWAFVGSWAITGGYITIVAFEAVAVPRTLQYIFPGLSQIPLWTVAGFEVNLTWALVGSLTAVIITAINIRGVKHASMVQIFVILFLLIVGLMMIFGAFTRGSVDTMEPFFTSGTAGFFLVLVTVPFLFVGFDVIPQVSEEMHLPAKQLGGTIIVSVLLAAAWYVMVVLTTSSAMSGADIAGADIAVADAMGAMFSSTAVANLLIAGGLAGILTSWNSLLMGASRLLWALGNSRMVPQWFGRLHPKYGTPANALLFVGALSFVAPFFGAEMLGWLVDSGSPSIVIAYALVSVVFVILRRSEPGMERPFRIGGHGHGGTAIGVLSVVLCLALISLYLPGMPAFLSAPAWTIFGLWWLLGLVFLLRIPTGIRPGADAEHRLVAEVERRRQRS, from the coding sequence ATGAGCACCAGCGAACCCCGCAGCGCGGGGCCCGACGCCCCGGACCGCGAGGACCACGGCTTCAAGAAGGTCCTCGGCCGCCTCGACGCGATCGCCCTCGGCTTCGGCGCGATGATCGGCTTCGGCTGGGTCATCCTCACCGGCGACTGGCTGGCCGAAGCCGGGACCATGGGCACCGTGCTGGCCCTCGTCACCGGCGGGCTCATCATGGCCGTCGTCGGACTCGTCTACGGCGAGCTCGTCGCCGCCATGCCGTACGCGGGCGGGGAGCACAACTACCTCCTGCGCGGCATGGGCGCCCGGTGGGCCTTCGTCGGGTCCTGGGCCATCACCGGCGGCTACATCACCATCGTGGCCTTCGAGGCCGTGGCGGTCCCCCGCACCCTGCAGTACATCTTCCCGGGCCTGAGCCAGATCCCGCTGTGGACCGTGGCAGGCTTCGAGGTGAACCTGACCTGGGCGCTGGTGGGGTCGCTGACCGCCGTCATCATCACCGCGATCAACATCCGCGGCGTGAAGCACGCCTCCATGGTGCAGATCTTCGTGATCCTCTTCCTGCTGATCGTGGGACTCATGATGATCTTCGGGGCGTTCACCCGCGGCTCGGTCGACACCATGGAGCCGTTCTTCACGAGCGGCACGGCCGGCTTCTTCCTCGTGCTCGTCACCGTCCCGTTCCTGTTCGTCGGCTTCGACGTCATCCCCCAGGTCTCCGAGGAGATGCACCTGCCGGCCAAGCAGCTGGGCGGGACCATCATCGTCTCCGTCCTGCTCGCCGCGGCCTGGTACGTCATGGTCGTGCTCACCACGTCCTCGGCGATGTCCGGCGCGGACATCGCCGGCGCGGACATCGCGGTCGCGGACGCCATGGGAGCCATGTTCTCCAGCACGGCCGTGGCCAACCTGCTCATCGCCGGCGGCCTCGCCGGCATCCTGACGTCCTGGAACTCGCTCCTCATGGGGGCGTCCCGCCTGCTCTGGGCGCTCGGCAACTCCCGGATGGTGCCGCAGTGGTTCGGCCGCCTCCACCCGAAGTACGGCACCCCGGCCAACGCCCTGCTCTTCGTGGGCGCCCTCTCCTTCGTGGCCCCGTTCTTCGGCGCCGAGATGCTGGGCTGGCTCGTGGACTCCGGCTCCCCGTCCATCGTGATCGCCTACGCCCTGGTCTCCGTGGTCTTCGTGATCCTGCGCCGGAGCGAGCCCGGCATGGAACGCCCCTTCCGGATCGGCGGCCACGGCCACGGCGGAACGGCGATCGGCGTGCTCTCGGTCGTGCTGTGCCTCGCCCTGATCAGCCTGTACCTGCCCGGGATGCCCGCCTTCCTCAGCGCGCCCGCCTGGACCATCTTCGGGCTGTGGTGGCTGCTCGGGCTCGTGTTCCTGCTGCGCATCCCCACCGGGATCCGGCCGGGCGCCGACGCCGAGCACCGGCTCGTCGCCGAGGTCGAGCGCCGCAGGCAGCGGAGCTGA
- a CDS encoding diacylglycerol/lipid kinase family protein, which produces MTATPVAPKRVAVVINPIKADADVARDAVIIGCRKGGFPDPVFYETAEDDPGSSMTREALEQGADLVIAAGGDGTVRAVAEALVGHDTPLGLIPLGTGNLLARNLGADLGDPHRNVDIALFGAERAIDMATFRVELEDGTVGDHAFCVMGGAGFDAQIMTDTRDELKKLVGWAAYGEAGVRHLIAPPRWARFRIDDGEWQSRRVRSVMAANCGILTAGLILVPQAKINDGLLDLVVMSPRSTLEWALMAAKVVFRQRRDLPVIEFFAAKKVRVEFHEPIESQMDGDGTGLINGFESEILPGALSVRVPPSQGD; this is translated from the coding sequence GTGACCGCCACTCCCGTGGCCCCCAAACGGGTCGCCGTCGTCATCAACCCCATCAAGGCCGACGCGGACGTCGCCCGCGACGCCGTGATCATCGGGTGCCGCAAGGGCGGGTTCCCCGACCCCGTGTTCTACGAGACCGCGGAGGACGACCCGGGCTCCTCGATGACCCGCGAGGCGCTCGAGCAGGGCGCCGACCTCGTCATCGCCGCCGGCGGCGACGGCACCGTCCGGGCCGTGGCGGAGGCGCTGGTCGGCCACGACACCCCGCTGGGCCTCATCCCGCTGGGCACCGGCAACCTCCTGGCCCGCAACCTGGGCGCCGACCTGGGCGATCCCCACCGCAACGTGGACATCGCGCTCTTCGGCGCGGAGCGGGCCATCGACATGGCCACGTTCCGCGTGGAGCTCGAGGACGGGACCGTGGGGGACCACGCGTTCTGCGTCATGGGCGGGGCGGGCTTCGACGCCCAGATCATGACGGACACCCGGGACGAGCTGAAGAAGCTGGTCGGCTGGGCGGCCTACGGGGAGGCCGGGGTCCGGCACCTGATCGCGCCCCCGCGGTGGGCCCGCTTCCGGATCGACGACGGCGAGTGGCAGAGCCGCCGCGTCCGCTCCGTGATGGCCGCCAACTGCGGGATCCTCACCGCGGGCCTGATCCTGGTGCCGCAGGCCAAGATCAACGACGGCCTGCTGGACCTCGTGGTGATGTCCCCGCGCAGCACGCTGGAGTGGGCGCTGATGGCCGCCAAGGTCGTGTTCCGGCAGCGGCGCGACCTGCCCGTGATCGAGTTCTTCGCCGCGAAGAAGGTGCGCGTGGAGTTCCACGAGCCCATCGAGTCCCAGATGGACGGGGACGGCACCGGGCTGATCAACGGGTTCGAGTCCGAGATCCTCCCGGGCGCGCTCTCCGTGCGGGTTCCGCCCTCCCAGGGCGACTGA
- the pheA gene encoding prephenate dehydratase, whose translation MRYAYLGPAGTFTEAALLSVAGAREAERLPVSSVPVALAAVRSGEVDAAMVPIENSVEGGVTATLDAVATGSELRIVREALVPISFVLVAPPGTALADVRSVSTHSHAWAQVRGWMDERLPGVDYVPASSTAAAALALLPGGAGREGPASRAGFDAAVCSPVVVEQHPELEVLAQDIGDNRAAVTRFVLVARPGVPLPPRTGADRTTLVIPLWEDRAGALMEILEQFATRGVNLSRIESRPTGNFLGEYFFSVDVDGHILDARVADAVEGLRRVCPSTRFLGSYPRADHKVATVAPHHSDDAFREAAAWVAALQDRDRRTPENPPVQGAPGGA comes from the coding sequence TTGAGGTACGCCTACCTGGGCCCCGCCGGCACCTTCACCGAGGCCGCGCTGCTGAGCGTGGCGGGCGCCCGTGAGGCGGAGCGCCTCCCCGTGTCCTCCGTGCCCGTGGCGCTCGCGGCCGTCCGCTCCGGCGAGGTCGACGCCGCCATGGTGCCCATCGAGAACTCCGTGGAGGGCGGCGTGACCGCGACCCTCGACGCGGTGGCCACCGGCAGCGAGCTGCGCATCGTCCGTGAGGCGCTGGTGCCCATCAGCTTCGTCCTCGTGGCCCCGCCGGGCACGGCGCTCGCCGACGTCCGCTCGGTCTCCACGCACTCCCACGCCTGGGCCCAGGTGCGGGGCTGGATGGACGAGCGGCTGCCGGGCGTGGACTACGTCCCGGCGTCCTCCACGGCCGCCGCGGCGCTCGCGCTGCTCCCCGGCGGGGCGGGGCGCGAGGGGCCGGCGTCCCGGGCGGGCTTCGACGCCGCGGTCTGCTCGCCCGTGGTCGTCGAGCAGCACCCCGAGCTCGAGGTGCTGGCGCAGGACATCGGGGACAACAGGGCCGCCGTCACCCGGTTCGTGCTCGTGGCCCGGCCCGGGGTGCCCCTGCCGCCGCGCACGGGCGCGGACCGCACCACGCTCGTCATTCCCCTGTGGGAGGACCGCGCCGGGGCCCTCATGGAGATCCTCGAGCAGTTCGCGACCCGGGGGGTCAACCTCTCGCGGATCGAGTCGCGGCCCACGGGCAACTTCCTCGGGGAGTACTTCTTCAGCGTGGACGTCGACGGTCACATCCTCGACGCCCGGGTGGCGGACGCCGTCGAGGGTTTGCGCCGCGTCTGTCCCAGCACGCGCTTCCTCGGCTCCTATCCGCGGGCCGACCACAAGGTGGCGACCGTGGCCCCGCACCACTCCGACGACGCCTTCCGCGAGGCGGCCGCCTGGGTCGCCGCCCTCCAGGACCGCGACCGCCGGACCCCGGAGAACCCGCCCGTGCAGGGCGCACCGGGCGGCGCGTAA
- a CDS encoding HAD family hydrolase yields MSRMTKEKTAGTEDQHELVGINSTVPLKVEHSEDLSDTAGGTTAPARSAADVRIPLKVQPPRSNGWKKEAGVQYLVALDVDGTLVDHDGHMSRPVREAAQAVLAAGHHVVISTGRSKGATLPVVELIGQERGYAVCSNGGMTLELDPELPAYHRVLECVSFDPGQALEALEQRLPTAKFALETEDGSFYSTERFQDASFGIEAIGVDLHQLARMKAVRMVVYSTEHTPEEFARAIDEAGLRGVTYSVGWSAWLDIAANGVSKASALEQIRRRLGVDPSHTVAVGDGRNDIEMLDWAARGVAMGQSPDEVAAACHEVTHTVYEDGVARILRSLL; encoded by the coding sequence ATGTCCCGCATGACAAAAGAAAAGACCGCTGGCACCGAGGACCAGCACGAACTCGTCGGCATCAACTCCACCGTCCCGCTGAAGGTCGAGCACTCGGAGGACCTCAGCGACACGGCCGGCGGCACCACCGCGCCCGCGCGCTCCGCCGCCGACGTCCGGATCCCCCTCAAGGTCCAGCCTCCCCGCTCGAACGGGTGGAAGAAGGAGGCGGGCGTCCAGTACCTGGTGGCCCTCGACGTCGACGGCACGCTCGTCGACCACGACGGCCACATGTCCCGGCCGGTGCGCGAGGCGGCCCAGGCCGTGCTGGCGGCCGGCCACCACGTGGTCATCTCCACCGGGCGCTCCAAGGGGGCGACCCTGCCCGTGGTGGAGCTCATCGGCCAGGAGCGCGGCTACGCCGTGTGCTCCAACGGCGGCATGACGCTCGAGCTGGACCCGGAGCTGCCGGCGTACCACCGGGTGCTCGAGTGCGTCTCCTTCGACCCCGGCCAGGCCCTCGAGGCCCTCGAGCAGCGTCTGCCCACCGCGAAGTTCGCCCTCGAGACCGAGGACGGGTCCTTCTACTCCACGGAGCGCTTCCAGGACGCGTCCTTCGGCATCGAGGCGATCGGCGTGGACCTGCACCAGCTGGCGCGGATGAAGGCCGTGCGCATGGTGGTGTACAGCACGGAGCACACCCCGGAGGAGTTCGCCCGGGCGATCGACGAGGCCGGGCTGCGCGGCGTCACGTACTCCGTGGGCTGGAGCGCCTGGCTCGACATCGCCGCCAACGGCGTCTCCAAGGCCAGCGCCCTGGAGCAGATCCGCCGCCGGCTCGGCGTGGACCCGTCCCACACGGTCGCCGTCGGCGACGGCCGCAACGACATCGAGATGCTCGACTGGGCCGCCCGCGGCGTGGCCATGGGCCAGTCCCCGGACGAGGTCGCGGCCGCGTGCCACGAGGTGACGCACACGGTCTACGAGGACGGCGTCGCCCGGATCCTGCGCTCCCTGCTCTGA